The Armatimonadia bacterium region CGCCGTGCGGTTGCCCAGGCAGGTTCGCGGAAGCAACTCACAGGCGAGGGTTAGCCCGCGAGCCTCGGCCTCGTCACAGAGCCGGTGGAGGCTCTCGCCGCAGTTCGCCAGCCGCTGGGGGCGCTGGTCGTCGGTAATGGGCTCCTGGCTGCCGTGGAGCACGACGATGCCGGCTTCGAGCTTCACCGCCACCTCCATCGCTCGCACCACATGGGCGCAAGACTCGGCACGGCCTGCGTCATCGAGCTGGGAGACGTCGGTGCGGTCGAAGGGTGCGTGGACGCTCCAGGCGGTGATTCCGCCACTGACCAGGACTTCGCGGGTCAAAGCAATATGGGCGTCATCGTAGTAGCGGCGGTTGGAGTCGGCGCAGAAGTACTCGACGTGGCGGATCGGTCCGCCGGATAGGATGGAGAGAGAGG contains the following coding sequences:
- a CDS encoding sugar phosphate isomerase/epimerase family protein — protein: MKTTRPLGVSTSLFAGRLGPDCPESSLSILSGGPIRHVEYFCADSNRRYYDDAHIALTREVLVSGGITAWSVHAPFDRTDVSQLDDAGRAESCAHVVRAMEVAVKLEAGIVVLHGSQEPITDDQRPQRLANCGESLHRLCDEAEARGLTLACELLPRTCLGNRTAEMLDLIEATGGRLRVCYDVNHITLYEDVRESLRVLGNKLATLHISDHDGIDERHWIPGRGIVNWQDFVAGLDDIGYTGCLMHEAVDSNVDLAANLALIEQAAREHLAWTGE